A genomic segment from Burkholderia plantarii encodes:
- a CDS encoding VOC family protein, whose protein sequence is MDEALTDLSSFSFVLAVPDIDASAAYFRDALGFRLDWPDGIGWKLATRGGVRVMLGHCPDAMRPSATGDHNYFGYAHVTNADALHEELVARGAIILQPPTDKPHGMREFLVGTPDGHRLMIGQDLSK, encoded by the coding sequence ATGGACGAAGCGCTTACCGACCTCAGTTCTTTCTCTTTCGTTCTCGCAGTACCAGATATCGATGCCAGTGCCGCGTACTTTCGCGACGCGCTTGGTTTCCGATTGGATTGGCCTGATGGCATCGGGTGGAAGTTGGCAACGAGAGGAGGCGTGCGCGTCATGCTTGGCCATTGTCCCGACGCGATGCGGCCATCGGCAACAGGCGACCACAACTATTTCGGTTACGCCCATGTGACGAATGCCGACGCGCTTCATGAAGAACTTGTCGCTCGGGGTGCCATCATCCTGCAACCTCCGACCGACAAACCGCATGGCATGCGCGAATTTCTCGTGGGCACCCCAGACGGTCATCGACTGATGATCGGCCAAGACCTGTCCAAATGA
- a CDS encoding UDP-N-acetylglucosamine--N-acetylmuramyl-(pentapeptide) pyrophosphoryl-undecaprenol N-acetylglucosamine transferase: MTQLQGKTFAGKRLAFTGGGSAGHVVPLLPLMEDASARGAEVRYMGSVAGIEKSIIAATGIPYVALHTTKLRRSFTVSNLAIPWRLVLGIRDAIGFFKRYEPDVLISKGGFVSVPAVIAAWLTRVPIVSHESDLTTGLANRIALPFCTSMCTALPLSLVKGRITSKHVFTGIPIRREFVSAKKSVVSIPCKPTLLVFGGSLGASAINTAIRAALPSLAGYRVVHICGRGNVDTNYDAPDYIQHEFVTEGMAALIQEAEVVLCRAGMTSILELLYLEKPAVLVPLGKAASRGDQLDNAKLFEDLGIFQTLHEDAIATDLLHKLKVARERRIESQHAIRALGLQFSTAPILRVLADVMHV, encoded by the coding sequence GTGACGCAACTCCAAGGAAAAACGTTTGCGGGCAAGAGGCTCGCATTCACCGGTGGCGGCTCGGCTGGGCACGTTGTCCCTTTGCTCCCATTGATGGAAGATGCTTCGGCACGCGGGGCAGAGGTCCGATACATGGGCTCCGTGGCAGGCATCGAGAAATCGATCATCGCCGCGACGGGCATACCCTACGTCGCTTTGCACACGACAAAGCTGAGACGGTCATTCACCGTCAGCAACCTCGCAATCCCTTGGCGCCTCGTACTCGGCATACGCGATGCGATCGGATTCTTCAAACGATACGAGCCGGATGTACTGATTTCAAAAGGCGGGTTTGTATCCGTGCCGGCAGTTATCGCAGCGTGGCTAACCAGGGTACCTATCGTGTCCCATGAGTCAGATTTGACTACGGGCCTCGCAAATCGGATAGCGTTGCCGTTCTGTACCTCAATGTGTACCGCGTTGCCGCTTTCCCTTGTCAAAGGACGAATTACGAGCAAGCACGTATTTACCGGGATTCCGATCCGGCGCGAATTCGTTAGCGCGAAGAAATCAGTTGTTTCTATACCCTGTAAGCCCACGTTACTTGTGTTCGGTGGCAGCCTGGGCGCAAGTGCGATAAATACCGCGATCCGGGCCGCCCTTCCTTCGTTAGCGGGCTATCGCGTTGTGCATATATGCGGACGGGGAAACGTTGACACGAATTACGACGCCCCCGATTACATTCAGCACGAGTTTGTGACTGAAGGAATGGCCGCGCTGATTCAAGAGGCGGAGGTCGTTCTCTGCCGTGCCGGCATGACTTCTATCCTTGAGCTTCTTTATCTGGAAAAGCCGGCAGTGCTGGTGCCGCTTGGGAAAGCCGCGAGCCGCGGCGACCAGCTTGACAACGCGAAGCTATTCGAGGACTTGGGCATCTTTCAAACGTTGCACGAAGATGCGATCGCAACAGACCTCCTACACAAACTCAAGGTTGCGCGGGAACGACGCATCGAATCGCAGCACGCGATTCGAGCGCTCGGCCTCCAATTCAGTACCGCTCCAATATTACGTGTTCTGGCCGACGTAATGCACGTGTAA
- a CDS encoding NUDIX domain-containing protein, giving the protein MRAPFQILAIPYRVGCKGSTFAALKRSDDGHWQGVAGGGEVGETPFQAAVRECQEEVGVGSRSRVRSLKSRASIPVEHFTDRGHWPTDMFVIPEYCFGLDCTDKELVLSSEHVDVRWGTYREINALLRWDSNKTALWELNCRVTKE; this is encoded by the coding sequence ATGCGCGCCCCGTTTCAGATCCTTGCCATTCCTTATCGTGTCGGCTGTAAAGGATCGACGTTCGCCGCCCTCAAACGTTCTGACGATGGACATTGGCAGGGTGTCGCTGGCGGCGGAGAAGTTGGTGAAACTCCGTTCCAGGCGGCAGTCAGGGAATGCCAGGAAGAAGTCGGCGTTGGCTCACGCAGCAGGGTTCGATCGCTAAAAAGTCGGGCGTCGATCCCTGTTGAGCACTTCACCGACCGCGGACATTGGCCGACTGACATGTTTGTCATCCCCGAATATTGCTTCGGGCTGGACTGCACAGACAAGGAGCTTGTTCTATCAAGCGAACACGTGGACGTGCGTTGGGGAACATATCGAGAGATTAATGCGCTACTGCGCTGGGATTCAAACAAGACAGCTCTCTGGGAACTCAACTGTCGTGTCACCAAGGAGTAG